Proteins from a genomic interval of Diaphorobacter sp. HDW4A:
- the lpdA gene encoding dihydrolipoyl dehydrogenase: protein MSKQFDVVVIGAGPGGYIAAIRAAQLGFNVACIDEWKNAAGGAAPGGTCTNVGCIPSKALLQSSEHYEHAKLHFADHGISTGEVAMDVSKMIARKQGIVKQNNDGILYLFKKNKVTFFHGRGSFVKAVPPGEGGTSGSTGGYEIKVAGKEEETITGKQIVIATGSNARALPGVPFDEEFILSNDGALALDKTPKSLGLIGSGVIGLEMGSVWRRLGSEVTVLEGMDKFLPAVDEQIAKEAKKAFDKQGLKIELGVKVGEVKTGKKGVTISYTNAKGEAQTLEVEKLIVSIGRTANTIGLNPEAVGLALDERGQIVVDGDCKTNLPGVWAVGDVVRGPMLAHKAEEEAVAVAERIAGQHGHVNFNTIPFVIYTSPEVAWVGRTEQQLKAEGVKYKAGSFPFLANGRARALGDTTGMVKFIADAETDEILGVHMVGPMVSELISEAVVAMEFKASSEDIARICHAHPSLSESTKEAALAVDKRTLNF from the coding sequence ATGAGCAAGCAATTCGACGTCGTCGTCATCGGCGCAGGCCCTGGCGGCTACATCGCTGCGATCCGCGCAGCACAACTGGGTTTCAACGTCGCTTGTATCGACGAGTGGAAGAACGCTGCTGGCGGCGCAGCTCCCGGCGGCACTTGCACCAACGTGGGTTGCATCCCATCGAAGGCGCTGCTGCAGTCGTCCGAGCACTACGAACACGCCAAGCTGCACTTCGCGGATCACGGCATCTCCACTGGCGAAGTGGCCATGGATGTTTCCAAGATGATCGCGCGCAAGCAAGGCATCGTGAAGCAGAACAACGACGGCATCTTGTACCTGTTCAAGAAGAACAAGGTCACGTTCTTCCACGGCCGTGGTTCGTTCGTGAAGGCCGTTCCACCCGGCGAGGGTGGAACCTCCGGTTCTACGGGCGGCTACGAAATCAAGGTGGCTGGCAAGGAAGAAGAAACCATCACCGGCAAGCAGATCGTCATCGCCACCGGCTCCAACGCCCGCGCGCTGCCTGGCGTGCCATTCGATGAAGAGTTCATCCTGTCGAACGACGGTGCTCTGGCGCTGGACAAGACTCCCAAGTCGCTGGGCCTGATCGGCTCCGGCGTGATCGGCCTGGAAATGGGCTCGGTCTGGCGTCGTCTGGGCTCCGAAGTGACCGTGCTTGAAGGCATGGACAAGTTCCTGCCAGCGGTGGACGAGCAGATCGCCAAGGAAGCCAAGAAGGCTTTCGACAAGCAAGGTCTGAAGATCGAGCTGGGCGTGAAGGTCGGCGAAGTCAAGACCGGCAAGAAGGGCGTGACCATTTCCTACACCAATGCCAAGGGCGAAGCCCAGACGCTGGAAGTGGAAAAGCTGATCGTTTCCATCGGCCGCACCGCCAACACCATCGGCCTGAACCCCGAAGCTGTGGGCCTGGCTCTGGACGAACGCGGTCAGATCGTGGTCGACGGTGACTGCAAGACCAATCTGCCAGGCGTGTGGGCGGTGGGTGACGTGGTGCGTGGCCCGATGCTCGCGCACAAGGCAGAAGAAGAAGCCGTGGCCGTGGCCGAGCGCATCGCTGGTCAGCATGGCCACGTGAACTTCAACACGATTCCATTCGTGATCTACACCAGCCCCGAAGTGGCATGGGTGGGCCGCACTGAGCAGCAACTCAAGGCTGAAGGCGTGAAGTACAAGGCCGGTTCGTTCCCGTTCCTCGCGAACGGTCGCGCACGTGCGCTGGGCGATACGACCGGCATGGTGAAGTTCATCGCTGATGCTGAGACTGACGAAATCCTGGGCGTGCACATGGTCGGTCCGATGGTCTCGGAGCTGATCTCCGAAGCCGTGGTGGCGATGGAGTTCAAGGCATCGAGCGAAGACATCGCCCGCATCTGCCATGCGCACCCATCGCTGTCCGAGTCCACCAAGGAGGCGGCTCTGGCCGTTGACAAGCGCACGCTGAACTTCTGA
- the odhB gene encoding 2-oxoglutarate dehydrogenase complex dihydrolipoyllysine-residue succinyltransferase: MAIVDVKVPQLSESITEATMLTWKKKVGDAIAVDEILIEIETDKVVLEVPAPSAGVLAEILQGDGATVTAEQVIAKIDTEAVAGAAAPAAAAPAAAAAPAAAPAAAAAAAASNNSKAGVAMPAAAKILADNNLSAANVAGSGKDGRVTKGDALSAIKGGAAIPTGVPTTALPQVAAPAVSLGDRPEQRVPMTRLRARIAERLLQSQSTNAILTTFNEVNMAPVMEMRKKFQDDFVKEHGVKLGFMSFFVKAAVHALKKFPAVNASIDGNDIVYHGYFDIGIAVSSPRGLVVPILRNADQMSFADIEKKIAEFGQKAKDGKLGIEDMTGGTFSISNGGTFGSMMSTPIINPPQSAILGVHATKDRAVVENGQIVIRPMNYFALSYDHRIIDGREAVLSLVAMKDALEDPSRLLFDL, encoded by the coding sequence ATGGCTATTGTTGACGTCAAAGTCCCACAGCTCTCCGAGTCGATCACCGAAGCGACCATGCTCACCTGGAAGAAGAAGGTCGGTGACGCGATTGCTGTGGACGAAATCCTGATCGAAATCGAAACCGACAAGGTCGTGCTCGAAGTGCCAGCGCCCTCCGCTGGCGTGCTGGCCGAAATCCTGCAAGGCGACGGCGCGACCGTGACGGCCGAGCAAGTGATCGCCAAGATCGACACCGAAGCCGTTGCTGGCGCTGCAGCTCCTGCAGCCGCCGCTCCTGCCGCAGCAGCAGCTCCCGCAGCTGCACCGGCTGCCGCTGCCGCAGCCGCTGCAAGCAACAACAGCAAGGCCGGCGTGGCCATGCCTGCTGCCGCCAAGATTCTCGCCGACAACAACCTGTCCGCTGCCAATGTGGCAGGTTCGGGCAAGGACGGCCGCGTGACCAAGGGTGACGCTCTGTCCGCCATCAAGGGCGGCGCTGCCATCCCTACCGGCGTGCCGACCACTGCGCTGCCGCAAGTCGCCGCTCCTGCCGTGAGCCTGGGTGATCGCCCGGAGCAACGCGTGCCGATGACACGTCTGCGTGCCCGCATCGCCGAGCGTCTGCTGCAATCGCAATCGACCAATGCCATCCTGACCACGTTCAACGAAGTGAACATGGCTCCCGTGATGGAAATGCGCAAGAAGTTCCAGGACGATTTCGTCAAGGAACACGGCGTGAAGCTGGGCTTCATGTCGTTCTTCGTGAAGGCGGCAGTGCACGCGCTGAAGAAGTTCCCTGCGGTGAACGCTTCGATCGACGGCAACGACATCGTCTACCACGGCTACTTCGACATTGGTATCGCTGTCAGCTCGCCACGCGGTCTGGTCGTGCCAATCCTGCGTAACGCCGACCAGATGAGCTTTGCCGACATCGAAAAGAAGATTGCTGAATTCGGCCAGAAGGCCAAGGACGGCAAGCTCGGCATCGAAGACATGACCGGTGGTACCTTCTCGATCTCCAACGGCGGCACTTTCGGCTCGATGATGTCGACTCCGATCATCAACCCACCACAATCCGCCATCCTGGGCGTACACGCCACCAAGGATCGCGCAGTGGTGGAAAATGGTCAGATCGTGATCCGTCCGATGAACTACTTTGCGTTGTCCTACGACCACCGCATCATCGACGGCCGTGAAGCCGTGCTGAGCCTGGTGGCAATGAAGGACGCTCTGGAAGATCCTTCCCGCCTGCTGTTCGATCTGTAA
- the zapE gene encoding cell division protein ZapE: MNVKEAYEAALVTKGFKSDPAQLRAVEALQRCADDWAAYKSKRSNALKKLINHPDLPKGVYMYGGVGRGKSFLMECFYNAVPIKRKTRLHFHEFMREVHRELHQMQGTQNPLDVLGAKISKRYKLICFDEFHVADITDAMILYRLLDSLFKNGVGFVTTSNFKPDDLYPDGLHRDRILPAIALLNQHMEVVNVDNGTDYRRRTLENAKLYHTPLGPEAEAAMEETFNQLAEVPDENPILKIEAREIRSKRRAGGVVWFEFNELCVGPRSQNDYLEIATQFHTVLLSNVKHMPVNMASAARRFTWLVDVLYDRSVKLIISAETAPEQLYTEGPLAHEFPRTVSRLNEMQSKEYLALERRTVDTHLT, encoded by the coding sequence GTGAATGTGAAAGAGGCTTACGAGGCGGCGCTGGTCACGAAGGGGTTCAAGAGCGACCCGGCGCAATTGCGGGCTGTGGAGGCGCTGCAGCGCTGCGCAGACGATTGGGCGGCCTACAAATCCAAGCGCTCCAATGCACTCAAGAAGCTGATCAATCACCCGGACCTCCCTAAGGGCGTTTACATGTACGGTGGGGTGGGGCGCGGCAAGAGCTTTCTGATGGAGTGTTTCTACAACGCCGTGCCGATCAAGCGCAAGACGCGCCTGCACTTCCACGAATTCATGCGCGAGGTACACCGCGAACTGCATCAGATGCAGGGCACGCAGAACCCGCTTGACGTGCTGGGCGCCAAGATATCCAAGCGCTACAAGCTGATCTGTTTCGACGAATTCCACGTCGCGGACATCACCGACGCGATGATCCTGTATCGCCTGCTCGATTCGCTTTTCAAGAATGGCGTGGGCTTCGTCACCACATCCAACTTCAAGCCCGACGATCTGTATCCGGATGGCCTGCACCGCGACCGCATCCTGCCCGCGATCGCGCTGCTCAACCAGCACATGGAAGTGGTCAACGTCGACAATGGGACGGACTACCGCCGTCGCACACTCGAGAACGCCAAGCTCTATCACACGCCGCTGGGTCCCGAGGCGGAGGCGGCGATGGAGGAAACCTTCAACCAGCTCGCCGAAGTGCCGGATGAGAATCCCATTCTCAAGATTGAGGCCCGCGAGATCCGCTCCAAGCGCCGTGCGGGTGGTGTGGTGTGGTTCGAGTTCAACGAACTGTGCGTCGGCCCGCGCTCGCAGAACGACTATCTGGAAATCGCGACCCAGTTCCATACGGTGCTACTGTCCAACGTGAAACACATGCCGGTGAATATGGCCTCTGCGGCGCGGCGCTTCACCTGGTTGGTGGACGTGCTGTATGACCGTTCGGTCAAGCTGATTATTTCGGCCGAGACCGCACCAGAGCAACTCTATACTGAGGGACCCTTGGCGCATGAATTCCCGCGCACGGTGTCGCGTCTGAACGAGATGCAGTCCAAGGAATATCTGGCGCTTGAGCGCCGCACGGTAGACACCCACCTGACCTGA